The DNA sequence CCCAATTTCTGCCAAGCTCCTCCCACGCTCAGCCCCGGGGCCCGGCTGCAGCCGGAGGGACACTCACTGGCACGCCGGCGCCTGCTCTGGCAGGTGTATGCAGAGGCCGCGGTTTTTGCAGTAGCCTCTGTGGCACAGGGACGTGCAGCTGGCGTTGCCATCCTCGCTGCTGACGCACTCAAAGCCAGCGTGGCACGAGAAGAGCATCACGCACGGGTCCAGCTGCTgcgctgcagacagacagacagaccgaccGTCTAGAGCACTGCAAAGTCCTGGCCTGCTGCCACCTCCCCAGGGGCACCTGAGGTTTCAGCACCAGTCCCCTCGGGCTCTGCTTCTCTCCCGGCCCCCGGCATGGCCCAGTCCAGCCATGCCAGCgtgctccctgcctgcccgcTAGCCCTGCAtgaggctgcagccctggggccagcacaTGCTGCTCAGACAGAGGCTAGGGGTGTGGCacagagctgcagggatgggggacggggtgtggggggaTTCACACAGAGCCATAGCAGGAGGtctgggcaggggactgaacccaGAGAAGCTCCGTGCCCCACACAggccctggccgccctgcccctGGGCCCTTGGTTTCCATGTAGAAGAGCAGcatccctctgccctgctccctgggccccagccactCACCCAGGACCACGTTCCACAACACGGGGGCATTGGCGATGTGCAGACCCGAGCGGGTGGCACCCGGAAGCACCGTCTGGTTCAACAGGGCTGCcaagccccacagctgcccacgcAGCTGCTCCGCAGCGAAGAGTGCGTCGTACTCCAGCACCCCGCGCCTGTCCCTGGGGGAGCCGCAGCAAGGGGTCAGAGCTGTAGGGTGCCCACGGGCCCctggtgctccctcccagcccctgcccctgctcctccgcCTGCTCTGCTTTGGCCCCGCAGGCTCCAGGTCTGACGGGGGTACCACGTGGGGGGCCACGAGCTCAGACTCAGGACCAGCTTGTGGTGCTCTCCCCGCCCCGCGGGGGCCCTGTGCCCAGGGGGAGCTGTGCCACGGGGCAGGCTCCTACCTGATGCTCTTCACTTCCAGTCTCTGGAATCCTGGCACAGCTGTGAAGAGAGGAGCCacctgtggtgggtgggggagccgAATGTGAGGAGTGACCCCAACAGCCAGCGGCCCCAGCACGCCCCCCCTCCCCGGCTGACCGcgtgtccctgccctgcagcacggCCCCTTTAACCAgcaccagccgcctgcccacccaGCGCCCCTTGCTCACCGTCTCATTGAAACTCTGCACCAGGCTGGGGTGCGCCGCCGACGCGGCACTCGGGACGATGCCAACGAGGTCCATATCCAGCGCCAGCTCGCAGGGGACGCGGAGGAGGGGCGCTGTGGGTAAGACACCCCAAGCCCAGCCCAGAGGAGGACCGGTTACTGCTCAGCACCGCCCCGGTCTCCCGACTCCAGCCGGCCCCTACGCctggccagctctgcagcagcattgcCTGGGGCCGACTGGCACCAAACCCTGACCAATCGGGGGACAGAGACGGCAGCGCAGCCCCCGGCCTGGAGCCACGTCACAGCAGCGCTCTGCACTCACCCAAAGGCCTTgcgagccccagggccctgctgggggggctgcccccagctcagccatgcCACATGCTGCCCTGCAGGAGCCCCACACGCAGGCATGTGCCCTCGGCATGGCAGCACCACTGGTGGCCAACACCCACAGGCAGTGGGGGAGCGCCTGCCAGGGGGTCTTGGTGCAACTGGCAGAGGGCCCCACGCTGGCTGTGCCTAGGCCAGAGGAGAGCCACTACCCAGCTCGCCCAGCCCCTGGCTCATCGCTTTACCCACAATGCTCTGTTTGGCTGGCCCCAGCTGCGCCCCGCCTACACGCCCCATCCCGGTCCTCGCAGGACCGCCCTGCCCAGGCTGCCGGCCGCCACCCGGGGAGGCTCTGCCCAACTGACCTCTGAGGAGGGGCGGCTGGTCTTCCACAACAAACACGCTCTGTGCCCGGCCCTGGGCACCTCTGGCAGTGACGGGGGAAGGCTGCCCATCTGTCGTGCCAGCTGGGCCAGGAGTCACTGGGGACATCGCTGCCCTGAGCTGCGTGCTGGCCAAGGGGACGTCCACCCTGGCAGTGCTCGTGGGGTCTGTGACGTctgtgccccacaccctgggggtgGCTGCCACGGGGGGCCTGAAACTCCTGTTGCCGGCTGGGGACACAGTGCTGGTGTCTGTTTGAGTTGGCTCTGGGGTGGACACTGTGGGGCTGAAGAGAGCCCTGGTGCTACTGGCCGGCAAGTTCCCCCCGGCCCCACTCAGGGCTGGTGCATCTGTGGCGTGGCTGGAATTCCCCagttcagccccagccccagccctgtccggAGGAGGCACTGCCCGCGGGCCCAGCTGCTCGGTCACGGCCCTCCAGTGGGCATGCGCCAATGGGGACGTGGCTGCCGTGTCCCACAGTGGAGATTGGGTGGTGACTATGCTGAGATccaggggccccagggcagtgggagatCCCGAAACGTCCTTCTCTACTGAGAATGGGGAGCTCCACTCCAGCCCAGGGGGCGCAGGGGTCTTGGCTGGGCTGAGCACcgtggagctgctgggcagcatgCCTGCCAGCGTACCTGCCCTAGACGTCTGGCTGGCTGGTGGAGCCGTGGTAGCTGGCAGGGCTTCCACACTGTAGGCTCCTGGGAACATTCCCTCCTGAGAGGTGACTTCCAGGGCTGGCACAGGAGCCAGGGAGGGCTGCTTGGCCCCAGGAGTGGGGGAGAAAGGGGGCAGGAAAGAGGGGCCCACAGAGGGGACCgtgctgtggggctcccctgtGCCAGGCACTCGCGTCCGCCCAGCAGCAGGGTTGGGGAGCCAGGCAAGAGtcggtggggctggggctggagtggacaggctgggctcctgggcatgcTCAGTGAGAGACCCATTcaactgggcagcagctgtggggtgaGAGGCCTCGGCCCATGTGCTGAGCTGCTCAGGTGGCAGCAGGGGATGGGTCGAGTCCGAGAAGGGAGTAGGTGCTGTGAGGTTGGCCAAAGGCCAACGGGTCCCAGCGTAGGCACCTGGGGTCCTGCCTGGGGCACTCCCGGGGAGTGGCTCAGCCCAGGGCATTGCCTGAGGGTCCTCCTCTGTGCGCAAGTCTTCAGACAGAGGCAAGTTCAGGGCTTCTGGGCCTTCATCAACATCTCTGTGCCCTGCAGACTCTGCGGAAGCAGGCTCCACCAGCTTGTGGCCCAGGTCCTCCACAGGCTGGGGGCCTCCCAGGGGCCCCAGGCGATGGGTGCTGgactggagctctggggcagagggagctgctgTCGTGCTGCTGTCCGGGGTCCCCTCAGTCTCTACGGCTGGCTGAGCCAGGCTGGATGATCTGTCCCTCGGCGGCTGGGTCACGTTCTCTGAGCCACCCAGCTGCAGAGTGGGCGTCTGGCTGGTTCCCAGAGCCTGGCCAGGGGCCGAGGCCGCAGGGtgcacagcagtgccagagcTCTCCGTGGGGCTTGCCGGGCTGGCTCCTGTGCCCCGGTCGGTGAAGGCCAGCTCCATGGTAGTAGCAGTGCCTCTGGGAGGCAGCCTCAGCCCCTCGCCCCCAGTGTGCGGAGCCCCACCAAGCCCTGTGCTCGCCCAGTGCATGGCGCCAGTCACAGGCACAGAGGGAAGGGGTGAGGTCACTGTCGTCTgcatccctgcagccctgccctggctgagagCAGCAGCTGGCGATTCTGCGCCGGGTGGCTCCGGGCTGGGGGGCCCCGGCGGGGGTGCGCTCTGCCCCCCAGGGGACGTGGGCTCTGTCGCTGCAGACGTGTGGGCAGGTGCTGGGTCCCAAGAAGCTGTATCCCAGCGAGCAGAGCCAGGCAACATGGCGGGGGACTTTGCCGGGGAGCTGCTGCCCACCAGGGAAGGGGGATCCTGTGCCATCCTGACCCCAAGCGGGGCTGTCCCAGGGAGCGGTGCCGAAGTGGGATCTGCTGTCTTGGTCTGGGACCTGGCAGAGAATAAAGGGCTGCTGGTCCTCCCAAAGGGCATCTCCGTCCCTGCAGCAGATGGGCGCGGGTGCACTCCCTGCTCGTGGGCTTTGTCCCAGGGCTCGGCAGCCGCTGCTGAGGCTGGTGGCTCTGAGCGTCTGGCGTTCAGTCTGGCCTGAGCTGGAGGCCTGCCCAGGCCAGCACCTTTGGGCACTGGCGTGGTGACGCTCAGCACAGTGCCAGGCCGTTCTCCTGCGCCGGCCAGCCGGGCGACAGGACTTGCGTAAGCATCAAGGCCGGGCCGAGGGCCTGGGACTGCACTGCTGAGGCCGGCTGTCTGCACCGTGGCCTGTGGTGACTCCTTGTGCCCGAGATCTTCCTgcacagagcctggcccctccagggCCTCCGCACCTGAGTGGAGAGAGGGACAGACCAgggacagctggggcagagccctgagccccaaGGAGTCACCCTGCCAAGGGGGGCGGAAATGCTTTACCTAGCCCAGGCTTGGAGGCAGGAAGCTTGGGTctcatcctgccctggggctggcactgACTCTGCAACCCCTTAGGCCAGGCCGTTTCTCACTCTGCAGGGGCACTACGGCCTGGACCCACCGCCTTCAGGCCCGTGCAGGGTTACTGGGAGGGTTTGCAGCATCCCAGGCTCAGCCAGCCGCAAGGACACAAAATGGTGGGAGGTGTCCCTGCTTCCAGGGGGGTGGAAAGGGCTGAGCCGGGGGCGATGCCAGTGCAGCATTCCCCATCTCTGAATGGGGCTGGAGCCGGGGGTGTGTCACACGAACGCCCCCAACGGCACAATGCACTGCAATAGCCCCGTCTACCCGGAGGGACCTGGATCACACCATGGCCCTACAGCCCTCCAGGCACCCCTGGCACCTCCAGACTGGGATCTCCGGGCTGGGGAGAGGAACTGCCAGGGGGTCCTGCAGGCTGTGCCAtggccccaggcaggaggggaGGCCGCGAACTGGGAGCCACACGTGGAAAGGCCAGGCCAGCCTTGCAGTCTGTCTGTCGTGGATGGGAGCGGTGGGGGTAATGGAAACATACTAGGCCCcccagggagaggaggggcatTGCACCCGACAAGGACAAGAACAAGACTCCCTGGAATCAGACACACACCCCCGCGTCCCACACAACCCCCCGCCGGTGTTTCTAAGGCACCAGCCCCCCAGCAACCAGGCAGCGCATTTACCTGTCTGGCAGCATCCTCCCGTCGAGGTCCCCAAGCACTGACAGGGCTGCGCTGGTCCCACTTCCGAGCAGCAAAGGGCCGACCAAGGGCACCAGTTCACAGCAACTGGGGGGGAGAGTAGAGTGGGAGCTGTGCACATCATGGGTCAGGCAGTCCCCGTCCTGCCAGAGCACAGACAGCCCAGCACCCACGACCTGTAGAACTGCCTGAGAGGCGGCCAGAGGCTGGCCGGGCACTGACCCCCGCGTCCCCACGGCGCCTGGGCCTGCCGGGCTCTGAGCTCTGCCCCAcacggggctggctgggctgtttCCCACCAGTGAGCTGCCCACCCTTGAGAAACTTAGCAGGCTGGGGTGAGGCCTGGGCCACCGGGAGCCAGGGGGCTCGGCACTCTCCACCCGCCCTGCCGgagacccagccagctgccatgGTGGAACCGCCACTGGGCGTGGGCCAGGCACTGCCTCTCCAGCGAGCCAGGCGGGAAAACGGAGCCGGGGGATTCCCACATGCTGCGGAGCACAGGCAGGCGCGTGCCACGAGGCAACGGGAGCGCTGCACTCCCGCCTCTCAGACCCTCCTTCCACTGAGCGCGTAGGGACGCGCCCCACCAGGCCCCGCCTGCTGCCACATCCCTACAGGACCAAAGCCACGCAGGCTGCTTTTGCCCACCCCAGCCTTTGGCAATGGgcctggggccctgctgccgccaCTGTTGCTTGCAGGGTGCTCCAAGCACTACACATCCTGGCAAGAAAATACAGCCACTGGCCAAGCGCACCACAGAACCGGGGGCATGACGGAGGGGCCCGAGCTCCCCTTCCTCATggcacagctctgccccccagcggggagggcagcagcttTACCGGGGAGCACAGCAAGAACCCAGGGCCATGCAGCCCTTGCGGAAATCAGCTTGCAGCAGCGACCTGGCTGGCAACGTGCTCTGAAAGTAAGAGACACGGTCGGGGCCACAGTaacccctgctctgcagggacCGTTTCACACCGCACAGCGGAGACTCACCCACGTCACCATGCCTGGAGAAGCCCAGCGTCCCGCCCAGGCACACCATCTGCACGAGGTAACCCCGAGTGCACGACCCCTCACGCAGCATGACCTCACAAGCACCGTGCGTGCAAGACCATGCTATGCAGAGGATGCCACTGCACTGTGCCAGGTGGCATCCTCCATGCTGTCCGGGGTCCCCCAGCAGAAATACATCATTAAAATGGGGTCAGGCCAATACAA is a window from the Carettochelys insculpta isolate YL-2023 chromosome 16, ASM3395843v1, whole genome shotgun sequence genome containing:
- the LOC142021533 gene encoding uncharacterized protein LOC142021533 isoform X1, which gives rise to MGGRLPLVALLGAAVAVNWCPWSALCCSEVGPAQPCQCLGTSTGGCCQTGAEALEGPGSVQEDLGHKESPQATVQTAGLSSAVPGPRPGLDAYASPVARLAGAGERPGTVLSVTTPVPKGAGLGRPPAQARLNARRSEPPASAAAAEPWDKAHEQGVHPRPSAAGTEMPFGRTSSPLFSARSQTKTADPTSAPLPGTAPLGVRMAQDPPSLVGSSSPAKSPAMLPGSARWDTASWDPAPAHTSAATEPTSPGGQSAPPPGPPSPEPPGAESPAAALSQGRAAGMQTTVTSPLPSVPVTGAMHWASTGLGGAPHTGGEGLRLPPRGTATTMELAFTDRGTGASPASPTESSGTAVHPAASAPGQALGTSQTPTLQLGGSENVTQPPRDRSSSLAQPAVETEGTPDSSTTAAPSAPELQSSTHRLGPLGGPQPVEDLGHKLVEPASAESAGHRDVDEGPEALNLPLSEDLRTEEDPQAMPWAEPLPGSAPGRTPGAYAGTRWPLANLTAPTPFSDSTHPLLPPEQLSTWAEASHPTAAAQLNGSLTEHAQEPSLSTPAPAPPTLAWLPNPAAGRTRVPGTGEPHSTVPSVGPSFLPPFSPTPGAKQPSLAPVPALEVTSQEGMFPGAYSVEALPATTAPPASQTSRAGTLAGMLPSSSTVLSPAKTPAPPGLEWSSPFSVEKDVSGSPTALGPLDLSIVTTQSPLWDTAATSPLAHAHWRAVTEQLGPRAVPPPDRAGAGAELGNSSHATDAPALSGAGGNLPASSTRALFSPTVSTPEPTQTDTSTVSPAGNRSFRPPVAATPRVWGTDVTDPTSTARVDVPLASTQLRAAMSPVTPGPAGTTDGQPSPVTARGAQGRAQSVFVVEDQPPLLRAPLLRVPCELALDMDLVGIVPSAASAAHPSLVQSFNETVAPLFTAVPGFQRLEVKSIRDRRGVLEYDALFAAEQLRGQLWGLAALLNQTVLPGATRSGLHIANAPVLWNVVLAQQLDPCVMLFSCHAGFECVSSEDGNASCTSLCHRGYCKNRGLCIHLPEQAPACQCPAGSDYWFMGLRCDYKVTQQSLLGMACGVLLVVALVGAAIACLVVRRFKVLLLEARVDQTKSSYRRFCRLDDVAAHYWSQSWLASANSLDNPAFSNSEELLHLQMLDHSCCSCDTDAVITDSYRQPEAPLLSTVCRPSFHSDWETSSSSINEPMIDSGKASDISVSSWPMEPIQWTPFPILHQLSRQRLPKGRRPHSYCEGMELVNLERSWTA
- the LOC142021533 gene encoding uncharacterized protein LOC142021533 isoform X3, yielding MGGRLPLVALLGAAVAVNWCPWSALCCSEVGPAQPCQCLGTSTGGCCQTGAEALEGPGSVQEDLGHKESPQATVQTAGLSSAVPGPRPGLDAYASPVARLAGAGERPGTVLSVTTPVPKGAGLGRPPAQARLNARRSEPPASAAAAEPWDKAHEQGVHPRPSAAGTEMPFGRTSSPLFSARSQTKTADPTSAPLPGTAPLGVRMAQDPPSLVGSSSPAKSPAMLPGSARWDTASWDPAPAHTSAATEPTSPGGQSAPPPGPPSPEPPGAESPAAALSQGRAAGMQTTVTSPLPSVPVTGAMHWASTGLGGAPHTGGEGLRLPPRGTATTMELAFTDRGTGASPASPTESSGTAVHPAASAPGQALGTSQTPTLQLGGSENVTQPPRDRSSSLAQPAVETEGTPDSSTTAAPSAPELQSSTHRLGPLGGPQPVEDLGHKLVEPASAESAGHRDVDEGPEALNLPLSEDLRTEEDPQAMPWAEPLPGSAPGRTPGAYAGTRWPLANLTAPTPFSDSTHPLLPPEQLSTWAEASHPTAAAQLNGSLTEHAQEPSLSTPAPAPPTLAWLPNPAAGRTRVPGTGEPHSTVPSVGPSFLPPFSPTPGAKQPSLAPVPALEVTSQEGMFPGAYSVEALPATTAPPASQTSRAGTLAGMLPSSSTVLSPAKTPAPPGLEWSSPFSVEKDVSGSPTALGPLDLSIVTTQSPLWDTAATSPLAHAHWRAVTEQLGPRAVPPPDRAGAGAELGNSSHATDAPALSGAGGNLPASSTRALFSPTVSTPEPTQTDTSTVSPAGNRSFRPPVAATPRVWGTDVTDPTSTARVDVPLASTQLRAAMSPVTPGPAGTTDGQPSPVTARGAQGRAQSVFVVEDQPPLLRAPLLRVPCELALDMDLVGIVPSAASAAHPSLVQSFNETVAPLFTAVPGFQRLEVKSIRDRRGVLEYDALFAAEQLRGQLWGLAALLNQTVLPGATRSGLHIANAPVLWNVVLAQQLDPCVMLFSCHAGFECVSSEDGNASCTSLCHRGYCKNRGLCIHLPEQAPACHYRRFCRLDDVAAHYWSQSWLASANSLDNPAFSNSEELLHLQMLDHSCCSCDTDAVITDSYRQPEAPLLSTVCRPSFHSDWETSSSSINEPMIDSGKASDISVSSWPMEPIQWTPFPILHQLSRQRLPKGRRPHSYCEGMELVNLERSWTA
- the LOC142021533 gene encoding uncharacterized protein LOC142021533 isoform X2 — its product is MGGRLPLVALLGAAVAVNWCPWSALCCSEVGPAQPCQCLGTSTGGCCQTGAEALEGPGSVQEDLGHKESPQATVQTAGLSSAVPGPRPGLDAYASPVARLAGAGERPGTVLSVTTPVPKGAGLGRPPAQARLNARRSEPPASAAAAEPWDKAHEQGVHPRPSAAGTEMPFGRTSSPLFSARSQTKTADPTSAPLPGTAPLGVRMAQDPPSLVGSSSPAKSPAMLPGSARWDTASWDPAPAHTSAATEPTSPGGQSAPPPGPPSPEPPGAESPAAALSQGRAAGMQTTVTSPLPSVPVTGAMHWASTGLGGAPHTGGEGLRLPPRGTATTMELAFTDRGTGASPASPTESSGTAVHPAASAPGQALGTSQTPTLQLGGSENVTQPPRDRSSSLAQPAVETEGTPDSSTTAAPSAPELQSSTHRLGPLGGPQPVEDLGHKLVEPASAESAGHRDVDEGPEALNLPLSEDLRTEEDPQAMPWAEPLPGSAPGRTPGAYAGTRWPLANLTAPTPFSDSTHPLLPPEQLSTWAEASHPTAAAQLNGSLTEHAQEPSLSTPAPAPPTLAWLPNPAAGRTRVPGTGEPHSTVPSVGPSFLPPFSPTPGAKQPSLAPVPALEVTSQEGMFPGAYSVEALPATTAPPASQTSRAGTLAGMLPSSSTVLSPAKTPAPPGLEWSSPFSVEKDVSGSPTALGPLDLSIVTTQSPLWDTAATSPLAHAHWRAVTEQLGPRAVPPPDRAGAGAELGNSSHATDAPALSGAGGNLPASSTRALFSPTVSTPEPTQTDTSTVSPAGNRSFRPPVAATPRVWGTDVTDPTSTARVDVPLASTQLRAAMSPVTPGPAGTTDGQPSPVTARGAQGRAQSVFVVEDQPPLLRAPLLRVPCELALDMDLVGIVPSAASAAHPSLVQSFNETVAPLFTAVPGFQRLEVKSIRDRRGVLEYDALFAAEQLRGQLWGLAALLNQTVLPGATRSGLHIANAPVLWNVVLAQQLDPCVMLFSCHAGFECVSSEDGNASCTSLCHRGYCKNRGLCIHLPEQAPACQCPAGSDYWFMGLRCDYKVTQQSLLGMACGVLLVVALVGAAIACLVVRRFKVLLLEARVDQTKSSYRRFCRLDDVAAHYWSQSWLASANSLDNPAFSNSEELLHLQMLDHSCCSCDTDAVITDSYRQPEAPLLSTVCRPSFHSDWETSSSSINEPMIDSGKASDISVSSWPMEPIQWTPFPILHQLSRQRLANFCYSTFSLRRDLTS